From the Tribolium castaneum strain GA2 chromosome 2, icTriCast1.1, whole genome shotgun sequence genome, one window contains:
- the LOC107398409 gene encoding uncharacterized protein LOC107398409 isoform X1, whose product MDFSSENEIDAIASAAVSNLLPAKSRPQYEKTYLQFRQWCSMKKIDQVTENVLLAYLEEKSTTLKPPTLWALYAMLKATLNVKENIDTRKFPKLVPYLKSKSVGYRSKKSQILDKEDISKFINEADDKIYLLMKTVLILGISGALRREELVKMKLTDIEDKQSVLIVKVPDTKTHCERIFTVSNLENIEIVRKYRALRPPRATSDRLFLKYTNGKCVNQNVGINKIGEIPSLIAKWLNKDEPKKYTGHCFRRSSATLLANAGGDLISIKRHGGWRSSTVAESYIEDSLNNKIEIANKIQPSSSTEENKITQPSTSASFNGENNFHLQASSLRPLGINGGTFSSCTFNFHMSK is encoded by the exons atggattttagcagcgaaaacgaaatagatgcaattgcaagcgcggcagtgtcgaatcttttgcctgctaaatcaagaccgcagtacgaaaaaacgtatcttcagtttcggcagtggtgttctatgaaaaagattgatcaagtaacggaaaatgttttgttggcgtatttggaagaaaagtctaccaccttaaagccaccaacactctgggccctttatgcgatgttgaaaGCCACCTTAAACGTTAAAGAGAATATCGATACACGTAAGTTTCCGAAGTTAGTGCCCTACCTGAAAAGCAAAAGCGTAGGTTACAGAAGCAAGAAGTcgcaaattttagacaaagaagacattagcaagtttattaatgaagcagatgacaagatatatttactgatgaag actgTGCTAATTTTGGGTATATCGGGAGCCCTTCGACGTGaagaattagttaaaatgaagctaactgacatagaagataaacagtctgtcttaattgtgaaggtgcctgatacaaaaacccactgcgaacgaatatttactgtttcaaatttagaaaatatagaaattgtcagaaaatatAGAGCTTTGCGGCCTCCACGGGCGACTAGTgaccgtttatttttaaagtataccaacggaaaatgtgtgaatcaaaatgttggaattaacaaaatcggagagataccaagtttgattgcaaagtggcttaacaaagacgaacctaaaaaatatactggtCACTGCTTCAGAAGAAGCTCTGCCACTCTTTTGGCGAATGCTGGAGGTgatctaatttcaattaaacgtcATGGGGGCTGGAGAAGCAGCACAGTGGCAGAAAGTTACATCGAGGactctttgaataataaaattgaaattgccaataaaattcaaccttcttcctccacagaagaaaacaaaatcactcAACCTTCTACATCGGCTTCTTTTAATGGCGAAAATAACTTTCATTTACAAGCGTCTTCACTCAGGCCTCTGGGGATAAACGGGGGCACGTTTTCGTcatgcacatttaattttcatatgtcaaagtaa
- the LOC135265448 gene encoding uncharacterized protein LOC135265448, with product MWVFVLVFAVFKELGIQAMSFNPAKMDDRKGLTFPDSSEIGGDFLYETVVPNCQNHTYCEHLDRYPNELFSKILKSREKEFSRYFQSMAVIEPIMSRNQDTSCICASRKSIIYPKAAYNIKNNLKFIYNFDGYKQGVSVEVCVIKNQMCKFYEKVRKLKTRCRQKFVEKLLLTADENGRPYADRYRFPSACVCSYKIISSNVFFT from the exons ATGTGGGTTTTTGTGTTGGTTTTTGCCGTTTTCAAAGAG ttGGGCATTCAAGCCATGTCATTTAATCCAGCCAAGATGG ATGATCGCAAGGGTTTGACCTTTCCGGATTCGAGTGAAATTGGGGGTGATTTTTTGTACGAGACGGTGGTCCCCAACTGCCAAAATCACACGTACTGTGAACACTTGGACCGCTACCCTAACGaactattttccaaaatattaaaaagccGCGAAAAGGAGTTTTCTCGGTACTTTCAGAGTATGGCAGTAATAGAGCCCATTATGAGTAGGAACCAAGACACTTCCTGTATTTGTGCATCACGCAAAAGTATTATATACCCAAAAGCGgcatataatataaaaaataatctgaaattTATCTACAACTTCGATGGATACAAACAAGGAGTGTCCGTAGAGGTCTGcgtgat aaaaaatcaaatgtgcAAATTTTACGAGAAGGTgagaaagttaaaaacaagGTGTCGACAAAAGTTCgtcgaaaaattgttactgaCGGCTGATGAAAATGGAAGACCGTACGCTGATAGGTACAGATTTCCATCAGCTTGTGTCTGTTCGTACAAGATAATTAGCTCtaatgtgttttttacttaa
- the LOC107398409 gene encoding uncharacterized protein LOC107398409 isoform X2 has protein sequence MDFSSENEIDAIASAAVSNLLPAKSRPQYEKTYLQFRQWCSMKKIDQVTENVLLAYLEEKSTTLKPPTLWALYAMLKATLNVKENIDTRYRSKKSQILDKEDISKFINEADDKIYLLMKTVLILGISGALRREELVKMKLTDIEDKQSVLIVKVPDTKTHCERIFTVSNLENIEIVRKYRALRPPRATSDRLFLKYTNGKCVNQNVGINKIGEIPSLIAKWLNKDEPKKYTGHCFRRSSATLLANAGGDLISIKRHGGWRSSTVAESYIEDSLNNKIEIANKIQPSSSTEENKITQPSTSASFNGENNFHLQASSLRPLGINGGTFSSCTFNFHMSK, from the exons atggattttagcagcgaaaacgaaatagatgcaattgcaagcgcggcagtgtcgaatcttttgcctgctaaatcaagaccgcagtacgaaaaaacgtatcttcagtttcggcagtggtgttctatgaaaaagattgatcaagtaacggaaaatgttttgttggcgtatttggaagaaaagtctaccaccttaaagccaccaacactctgggccctttatgcgatgttgaaaGCCACCTTAAACGTTAAAGAGAATATCGATACAC GTTACAGAAGCAAGAAGTcgcaaattttagacaaagaagacattagcaagtttattaatgaagcagatgacaagatatatttactgatgaag actgTGCTAATTTTGGGTATATCGGGAGCCCTTCGACGTGaagaattagttaaaatgaagctaactgacatagaagataaacagtctgtcttaattgtgaaggtgcctgatacaaaaacccactgcgaacgaatatttactgtttcaaatttagaaaatatagaaattgtcagaaaatatAGAGCTTTGCGGCCTCCACGGGCGACTAGTgaccgtttatttttaaagtataccaacggaaaatgtgtgaatcaaaatgttggaattaacaaaatcggagagataccaagtttgattgcaaagtggcttaacaaagacgaacctaaaaaatatactggtCACTGCTTCAGAAGAAGCTCTGCCACTCTTTTGGCGAATGCTGGAGGTgatctaatttcaattaaacgtcATGGGGGCTGGAGAAGCAGCACAGTGGCAGAAAGTTACATCGAGGactctttgaataataaaattgaaattgccaataaaattcaaccttcttcctccacagaagaaaacaaaatcactcAACCTTCTACATCGGCTTCTTTTAATGGCGAAAATAACTTTCATTTACAAGCGTCTTCACTCAGGCCTCTGGGGATAAACGGGGGCACGTTTTCGTcatgcacatttaattttcatatgtcaaagtaa
- the LOC135265446 gene encoding uncharacterized protein LOC135265446, which translates to MVKNCYVFFILVVLAVTVYIAETRPQFKESLEAISKVTEGINDSAITFIKHLTGEALKDDKNKTKTRILFRGDLLGGEFGDQDIIFPDTYQVIFNDVPKIDGPPKCAEGNTFCEDFDSYPYNHVKNVLKRKRVHTDLFGKDEPLDERYSITNRNGDFEAFICTSISKTIFPRVGINKNNKWKVIINQEEDGYIQGIRTEICRK; encoded by the exons ATGGTGAAAAATTGctacgtcttttttattttagtggtGCTTGCGGTAACG GTGTATATTGCAGAGACGCGACCTCAATTTAAAGAGTCGCTTGAAGCCATCTCCAAAGTGACTGAAGGGATTAATGATAGCGctatcacttttattaaacatcTAACCGGCGAGGCGTTAAAAGATGACAAGAATAAAACTAAAACCAGGATTTTGTTCCGAG GGGATTTGCTGGGCGGGGAGTTCGGCGACCAGGACATAATATTTCCCGACACGTACCAAGTGATTTTCAATGATGTTCCGAAAATCGACGGTCCTCCTAAGTGTGCCGAAGGCAACACTTTTTGTGAGGACTTTGATTCTTATCCTTACAACCACgtgaaaaacgtgcttaagCGCAAGCGGGTGCATACTGATTTATTCGGCAAGGACGAACCCCTCGATGAGCGCTACAGCATCACCAACAGAAACGGCGACTTCGAGGCGTTCATCTGCACGAGCATATCCAAAACGATTTTCCCCCGAGTTGGCatcaacaaaaacaacaagtGGAAGGTCATAATCAATCAAGAGGAAGACGGATACATTCAAGGGATTAGGACGGAAATTTGCCGAAAGTAA